In Pedobacter heparinus DSM 2366, the following are encoded in one genomic region:
- a CDS encoding DUF1801 domain-containing protein, whose product MLTPLESFYLNQEEPLRGCFMALRDCILKQDEHITAEWKYKLPFFYFKGKMLCYLWIHKKYRQPYIGIVEGNRIAHPDLLQEKRARMKILLIAPERDLPVEKIGQILRAALALY is encoded by the coding sequence ATGTTAACCCCTCTCGAAAGTTTCTATTTAAATCAGGAAGAACCCTTAAGGGGCTGCTTTATGGCTTTAAGAGATTGCATTTTAAAGCAGGACGAACACATTACAGCAGAGTGGAAATATAAACTCCCCTTCTTTTACTTTAAGGGAAAGATGTTGTGTTACCTCTGGATCCATAAGAAATATCGTCAGCCTTATATCGGAATTGTAGAAGGGAACAGGATTGCACATCCGGACCTGTTACAGGAAAAACGGGCAAGGATGAAAATATTATTGATAGCGCCTGAAAGGGACTTGCCCGTGGAAAAGATCGGGCAGATACTGCGCGCTGCGCTTGCCTTATATTAA
- a CDS encoding MFS transporter — MKEFFRLYLEAYRGLSTPAWMLALVMLINRSGAMVIPFLGVYMVNHLNFSIEDTGTVLSCFGIGAVSGSFLGGWLTDKVGHFKVQLFSLILTVPMFFLLPELNTVLKLAIGVFILSIISETFRPANSVSIAYYSRPDNIIRSFSLNRMAVNLGFSIGPALGGFLAAVSYTFLFYGNAVAAFLSALLFFIYFRNRKGNEKKAVVQESFTVDPGTSRSPYNDGLFIAFSMLSCIYAICFFQLLSTLPLYYRTIYKLTEADIGIILAFSGMVVFLFEMLLVHIAEKRMTARAVIVSGVLLCSLSFFILNLTNGIWVLYLAMFVLCISEILAMPFMSTITLQRSSLKTRGAYMGINALSFSAAHVFSPFVGTRIAAAYGFETLWYGTTLVLLLTAAGFLLVMKKMKLSA; from the coding sequence ATGAAAGAGTTTTTTAGATTGTACTTAGAGGCCTACAGAGGGCTCTCTACCCCGGCATGGATGCTGGCATTGGTGATGCTGATCAACAGGAGCGGAGCGATGGTCATTCCCTTCTTAGGGGTTTATATGGTCAACCACTTAAATTTTAGTATAGAAGATACGGGCACTGTACTAAGCTGTTTTGGTATTGGCGCTGTATCAGGCTCTTTTTTAGGTGGCTGGTTAACAGATAAAGTGGGTCATTTTAAAGTCCAGCTGTTTAGCCTGATCCTGACTGTGCCCATGTTTTTTCTGCTGCCGGAACTGAATACTGTTTTAAAGCTGGCCATTGGTGTGTTTATACTCAGCATTATTTCAGAGACCTTCAGGCCTGCAAACTCGGTTTCTATTGCTTATTATTCGAGGCCGGATAACATTATCCGTTCTTTTTCTTTAAACCGGATGGCGGTAAACCTTGGTTTTTCTATAGGTCCCGCCCTTGGGGGCTTTCTGGCTGCAGTATCGTATACCTTTTTATTTTACGGAAATGCTGTTGCGGCGTTTTTATCGGCTTTATTGTTCTTTATTTACTTCCGCAACCGTAAGGGAAATGAAAAGAAAGCGGTTGTCCAGGAGAGTTTTACTGTTGATCCTGGCACAAGCCGTTCTCCGTATAACGACGGGCTTTTTATCGCTTTCAGTATGCTGAGCTGTATATATGCAATTTGTTTCTTTCAGCTGCTGAGCACCCTGCCTTTGTATTACCGCACAATTTATAAACTTACTGAAGCCGACATTGGGATTATTCTGGCTTTTAGTGGCATGGTGGTGTTTTTGTTTGAAATGCTCCTGGTACACATTGCCGAGAAAAGAATGACCGCCAGGGCAGTTATTGTATCGGGTGTATTGCTTTGCAGCCTGTCGTTTTTTATCCTCAATTTAACAAATGGCATCTGGGTACTGTACTTAGCTATGTTTGTGCTTTGTATTTCCGAAATTCTGGCCATGCCCTTTATGTCTACCATAACCCTGCAGCGTTCCTCGTTAAAAACCAGGGGCGCCTATATGGGCATTAATGCTTTGTCTTTTTCTGCTGCACATGTGTTCTCGCCATTTGTGGGCACCAGGATAGCTGCTGCTTATGGATTTGAAACCCTGTGGTACGGTACTACGTTGGTACTGTTGCTTACAGCTGCAGGGTTTTTGCTGGTCATGAAAAAAATGAAGTTATCGGCATAA